Proteins from a genomic interval of Musa acuminata AAA Group cultivar baxijiao chromosome BXJ1-9, Cavendish_Baxijiao_AAA, whole genome shotgun sequence:
- the LOC103997058 gene encoding putative leucine-rich repeat receptor-like serine/threonine-protein kinase At2g19230 isoform X2, translated as MYVDFIPLSFVSTCSSAEEERAMAIFGMRCFSSKKMALLCFFFFFFVAAVQVRAQTTGFINIDCGIPENSSYVSGLTYVSDAQYTDTGVNYNVSPASFPALAQRFLTVRSFPDGARNCYTFKSIVPGWKYLIRATFLYGNYDLKNSPSVQFDLYLGVNLWKTINLTDPSSNYLTEAVTEAITDLISVCLVNTGRGTPFISGLDLRPTAASHYPLVNASRSLVLLDRFNMAPTGISIRYPLDPYDRYWFQYTTQPSWDEISTNSTVEALGNDHFEVPSKVMQTAVFPANSTKLELSFTPDPGDLDEFYAVMYFAELQQNASRQFFVYLNGALLNDAKPFTPDILVSDAIYNINPSAGYSELNISLVATESSALPPLLNAVEVFSTVRNTNVASDGGDVHAMMAIKEWYQVKTNNWAGDPCSPKSYTWDGLNCTFNASGIQRVTALNLSYKGLIREISPSFASLSAIQFLDLSHNNLTGPIPAALAYIPSLKLLDLTDNQLDGSIPSALLERSRNKSITLRTDGNPNLCDDPASCESKPTSRQKGKTAAIVISCVVSVVVLFAAVIILYMLRKKQGLKSSSRGTTDKLHNEDELQLENRKFTYRQLQSITDNFERIIGKGGFGTVYYGHLENDTEVAVKMLSQSSSQGTKEFLAEAQHLTRVHHKNLVSMVGYCMDGDHLALVYEFMSQGTLKDHIRGTGTAAPLSWEQRLQIALEAALGLEYLHTGCKPPLIHRDVKTTNILLNERLEAKISDFGLSRTFQSDGHSHVSTRVVGTMGYLDPKYYTKNQLSQKSDVYSFGVVLLELITGQPPVVNDPENTHLVEWVRRRLSKGNIEDVVDPSLQQENVVNSAWKVANVALACAAHASSNRPTMSDVVMQLKESLALHGDGAKLHFQHSNSEKMYTDSGDISQISKFDIEQVGNISDSEGPSAR; from the exons ATGTATGTTGATTTCATCCCTCTGAGCTTTGTCTCGACATGCTCTTCTGCAGAGGAAGAAAGGGCAATGGCCATTTTTGGAATGAGATGCTTCAGCTCCAAGAAGATGGCGCtcctgtgcttcttcttcttcttcttcgtggcCGCTGTTCAAGTTCGAGCACAGACGACAG GTTTCATTAACATCGACTGCGGCATCCCGGAGAACTCTTCCTACGTCTCGGGCCTAACTTACGTCTCCGATGCACAGTATACGGACACCGGTGTCAACTACAACGTCTCGCCGGCGTCCTTCCCTGCTCTCGCTCAACGATTTTTGACGGTGAGAAGCTTCCCTGACGGAGCTCGCAATTGCTACACCTTCAAGTCGATCGTCCCGGGGTGGAAGTACCTCATCAGAGCAACATTCTTGTACGGGAACTACGACCTCAAAAACAGTCCTTCCGTTCAGTTTGATCTCTACCTCGGCGTCAACCTCTGGAAGACGATAAACCTGACAGATCCATCAAGTAACTATTTGACCGAAGCTGTTACCGAGGCCATCACTGATCTGATATCAGTGTGTCTGGTGAACACCGGCCGTGGGACTCCTTTCATATCGGGGTTGGATCTGAGACCAACGGCGGCGTCTCATTATCCGCTGGTCAACGCCTCTCGCAGTCTGGTTCTTTTGGATCGCTTCAACATGGCGCCGACCGGTATCTCTATCAG GTATCCATTGGACCCGTATGATCGTTATTGGTTCCAATATACAACCCAACCTTCCTGGGATGAGATATCCACCAACTCCACTGTCGAAGCTCTTGGGAATGATCACTTTGAGGTCCCTTCCAAGGTGATGCAGACAGCAGTTTTCCCTGCGAACTCCACCAAACTGGAGCTCAGTTTCACACCAGATCCTGGAGACCTCGATGAATTCTACGCCGTCATGTACTTCGCCGAGCTGCAGCAGAACGCCTCGAGGCAGTTCTTCGTCTACCTCAACGGAGCCCTGTTGAATGACGCCAAACCTTTCACTCCGGACATCCTCGTTTCCGACGCCATATATAACATCAATCCTAGCGCAGGATACAGTGAGTTAAACATCTCACTGGTCGCAACAGAGAGTTCCGCACTTCCTCCCCTCCTCAACGCCGTGGAGGTCTTCTCGACGGTGCGAAACACGAACGTGGCATCGGATGGTGGAGATG TTCATGCCATGATGGCGATCAAGGAATGGTATCaggtgaagaccaacaattgggcAGGCGATCCATGTTCTCCCAAATCTTATACCTGGGATGGGCTTAATTGTACCTTCAATGCATCTGGTATTCAGAGGGTCACTGCACT CAATCTGTCATACAAAGGATTGATTCGTGAAATAAGCCCTTCTTTTGCCAGCCTCAGTGCGATTCAGTTCTT GGATTTATCTCACAACAACTTAACAGGGCCAATACCTGCTGCTCTGGCATATATACCATCTCTCAAGCTCTT AGATTTGACAGACAACCAACTCGATGGATCAATTCCTTCTGCTCTTCTCGAGAGATCACGGAATAAATCGATTACTCTAAG AACTGATGGCAACCCAAACCTCTGTGACGATCCTGCTTCTTGCGAGTCAAAGCCGACGTCAAGGCAGAAGGGAAAGACCGCAGCTATAGTTATATCTTGTGTGGTTTCCGTGGTGGTACTCTTTGCGGCGGTAATCATTCTCTACATGCTAAGAAAGAAACAAG GCTTGAAATCCTCGTCAAGAGGAACCACTGATAAGCTTCATAACGAAGATGAATTGCAACTTGAGAATCGAAAGTTTACATATAGGCAGCTGCAGAGCATCACTGACAACTTTGAGAGAATCATTGGAAAAGGAGGATTTGGGACTGTTTATTATGGCCATCTGGAAAATGATACCGAAGTTGCTGTCAAGATGCTATCCCAGTCATCATCACAAGGAACTAAAGAGTTTCTTGCCGAG GCCCAGCATTTGACGAGGGTGCATCACAAGAATCTAGTCTCTATGGTCGGCTACTGCATGGATGGAGATCATTTGGCACTTGTCTACGAGTTCATGTCTCAGGGAACCCTTAAAGACCATATTAGAG GTACTGGCACTGCTGCACCTTTGAGCTGGGAACAGCGCCTACAGATCGCTCTTGAAGCTGCACTAG GACTCGAGTACTTGCACACCGGCTGCAAGCCTCCACTGATTCATAGAGACGTGAAGACCACAAACATCCTCTTGAACGAAAGGCTGGAGGCAAAGATATCAGATTTCGGGCTCTCCAGGACTTTCCAGAGTGACGGCCACAGTCATGTCTCCACCAGGGTCGTCGGCACCATGGGATACCTCGATCCAAA GTACTACACCAAAAACCAACTGAGCCAGAAGAGTGATGTGTATAGCTTTGGGGTGGTTCTCTTGGAGCTGATCACAGGGCAACCTCCGGTGGTGAATGATCCCGAGAACACTCACCTGGTGGAATGGGTTCGCCGAAGGCTTTCAAAAGGGAACATCGAGGACGTGGTCGACCCGAGCCTGCAGCAGGAGAACGTTGTGAATTCTGCTTGGAAGGTGGCCAATGTGGCGCTGGCATGCGCTGCTCATGCGTCGAGCAACAGGCCGACGATGAGTGATGTGGTGATGCAGCTGAAGGAAAGCTTGGCGTTGCACGGTGACGGAGCTAAGCTCCATTTCCAGCACTCGAACAGCGAGAAGATGTACACTGATTCGGGGGATATAAGCCAGATTAGTAAGTTTGATATCGAGCAGGTTGGGAACATTTCAGATAGCGAAGGCCCTTCAGCAAGGTAA
- the LOC103997058 gene encoding putative leucine-rich repeat receptor-like serine/threonine-protein kinase At2g19230 isoform X1: MYVDFIPLSFVSTCSSAEEERAMAIFGMRCFSSKKMALLCFFFFFFVAAVQVRAQTTDAGFINIDCGIPENSSYVSGLTYVSDAQYTDTGVNYNVSPASFPALAQRFLTVRSFPDGARNCYTFKSIVPGWKYLIRATFLYGNYDLKNSPSVQFDLYLGVNLWKTINLTDPSSNYLTEAVTEAITDLISVCLVNTGRGTPFISGLDLRPTAASHYPLVNASRSLVLLDRFNMAPTGISIRYPLDPYDRYWFQYTTQPSWDEISTNSTVEALGNDHFEVPSKVMQTAVFPANSTKLELSFTPDPGDLDEFYAVMYFAELQQNASRQFFVYLNGALLNDAKPFTPDILVSDAIYNINPSAGYSELNISLVATESSALPPLLNAVEVFSTVRNTNVASDGGDVHAMMAIKEWYQVKTNNWAGDPCSPKSYTWDGLNCTFNASGIQRVTALNLSYKGLIREISPSFASLSAIQFLDLSHNNLTGPIPAALAYIPSLKLLDLTDNQLDGSIPSALLERSRNKSITLRTDGNPNLCDDPASCESKPTSRQKGKTAAIVISCVVSVVVLFAAVIILYMLRKKQGLKSSSRGTTDKLHNEDELQLENRKFTYRQLQSITDNFERIIGKGGFGTVYYGHLENDTEVAVKMLSQSSSQGTKEFLAEAQHLTRVHHKNLVSMVGYCMDGDHLALVYEFMSQGTLKDHIRGTGTAAPLSWEQRLQIALEAALGLEYLHTGCKPPLIHRDVKTTNILLNERLEAKISDFGLSRTFQSDGHSHVSTRVVGTMGYLDPKYYTKNQLSQKSDVYSFGVVLLELITGQPPVVNDPENTHLVEWVRRRLSKGNIEDVVDPSLQQENVVNSAWKVANVALACAAHASSNRPTMSDVVMQLKESLALHGDGAKLHFQHSNSEKMYTDSGDISQISKFDIEQVGNISDSEGPSAR; this comes from the exons ATGTATGTTGATTTCATCCCTCTGAGCTTTGTCTCGACATGCTCTTCTGCAGAGGAAGAAAGGGCAATGGCCATTTTTGGAATGAGATGCTTCAGCTCCAAGAAGATGGCGCtcctgtgcttcttcttcttcttcttcgtggcCGCTGTTCAAGTTCGAGCACAGACGACAG ATGCAGGTTTCATTAACATCGACTGCGGCATCCCGGAGAACTCTTCCTACGTCTCGGGCCTAACTTACGTCTCCGATGCACAGTATACGGACACCGGTGTCAACTACAACGTCTCGCCGGCGTCCTTCCCTGCTCTCGCTCAACGATTTTTGACGGTGAGAAGCTTCCCTGACGGAGCTCGCAATTGCTACACCTTCAAGTCGATCGTCCCGGGGTGGAAGTACCTCATCAGAGCAACATTCTTGTACGGGAACTACGACCTCAAAAACAGTCCTTCCGTTCAGTTTGATCTCTACCTCGGCGTCAACCTCTGGAAGACGATAAACCTGACAGATCCATCAAGTAACTATTTGACCGAAGCTGTTACCGAGGCCATCACTGATCTGATATCAGTGTGTCTGGTGAACACCGGCCGTGGGACTCCTTTCATATCGGGGTTGGATCTGAGACCAACGGCGGCGTCTCATTATCCGCTGGTCAACGCCTCTCGCAGTCTGGTTCTTTTGGATCGCTTCAACATGGCGCCGACCGGTATCTCTATCAG GTATCCATTGGACCCGTATGATCGTTATTGGTTCCAATATACAACCCAACCTTCCTGGGATGAGATATCCACCAACTCCACTGTCGAAGCTCTTGGGAATGATCACTTTGAGGTCCCTTCCAAGGTGATGCAGACAGCAGTTTTCCCTGCGAACTCCACCAAACTGGAGCTCAGTTTCACACCAGATCCTGGAGACCTCGATGAATTCTACGCCGTCATGTACTTCGCCGAGCTGCAGCAGAACGCCTCGAGGCAGTTCTTCGTCTACCTCAACGGAGCCCTGTTGAATGACGCCAAACCTTTCACTCCGGACATCCTCGTTTCCGACGCCATATATAACATCAATCCTAGCGCAGGATACAGTGAGTTAAACATCTCACTGGTCGCAACAGAGAGTTCCGCACTTCCTCCCCTCCTCAACGCCGTGGAGGTCTTCTCGACGGTGCGAAACACGAACGTGGCATCGGATGGTGGAGATG TTCATGCCATGATGGCGATCAAGGAATGGTATCaggtgaagaccaacaattgggcAGGCGATCCATGTTCTCCCAAATCTTATACCTGGGATGGGCTTAATTGTACCTTCAATGCATCTGGTATTCAGAGGGTCACTGCACT CAATCTGTCATACAAAGGATTGATTCGTGAAATAAGCCCTTCTTTTGCCAGCCTCAGTGCGATTCAGTTCTT GGATTTATCTCACAACAACTTAACAGGGCCAATACCTGCTGCTCTGGCATATATACCATCTCTCAAGCTCTT AGATTTGACAGACAACCAACTCGATGGATCAATTCCTTCTGCTCTTCTCGAGAGATCACGGAATAAATCGATTACTCTAAG AACTGATGGCAACCCAAACCTCTGTGACGATCCTGCTTCTTGCGAGTCAAAGCCGACGTCAAGGCAGAAGGGAAAGACCGCAGCTATAGTTATATCTTGTGTGGTTTCCGTGGTGGTACTCTTTGCGGCGGTAATCATTCTCTACATGCTAAGAAAGAAACAAG GCTTGAAATCCTCGTCAAGAGGAACCACTGATAAGCTTCATAACGAAGATGAATTGCAACTTGAGAATCGAAAGTTTACATATAGGCAGCTGCAGAGCATCACTGACAACTTTGAGAGAATCATTGGAAAAGGAGGATTTGGGACTGTTTATTATGGCCATCTGGAAAATGATACCGAAGTTGCTGTCAAGATGCTATCCCAGTCATCATCACAAGGAACTAAAGAGTTTCTTGCCGAG GCCCAGCATTTGACGAGGGTGCATCACAAGAATCTAGTCTCTATGGTCGGCTACTGCATGGATGGAGATCATTTGGCACTTGTCTACGAGTTCATGTCTCAGGGAACCCTTAAAGACCATATTAGAG GTACTGGCACTGCTGCACCTTTGAGCTGGGAACAGCGCCTACAGATCGCTCTTGAAGCTGCACTAG GACTCGAGTACTTGCACACCGGCTGCAAGCCTCCACTGATTCATAGAGACGTGAAGACCACAAACATCCTCTTGAACGAAAGGCTGGAGGCAAAGATATCAGATTTCGGGCTCTCCAGGACTTTCCAGAGTGACGGCCACAGTCATGTCTCCACCAGGGTCGTCGGCACCATGGGATACCTCGATCCAAA GTACTACACCAAAAACCAACTGAGCCAGAAGAGTGATGTGTATAGCTTTGGGGTGGTTCTCTTGGAGCTGATCACAGGGCAACCTCCGGTGGTGAATGATCCCGAGAACACTCACCTGGTGGAATGGGTTCGCCGAAGGCTTTCAAAAGGGAACATCGAGGACGTGGTCGACCCGAGCCTGCAGCAGGAGAACGTTGTGAATTCTGCTTGGAAGGTGGCCAATGTGGCGCTGGCATGCGCTGCTCATGCGTCGAGCAACAGGCCGACGATGAGTGATGTGGTGATGCAGCTGAAGGAAAGCTTGGCGTTGCACGGTGACGGAGCTAAGCTCCATTTCCAGCACTCGAACAGCGAGAAGATGTACACTGATTCGGGGGATATAAGCCAGATTAGTAAGTTTGATATCGAGCAGGTTGGGAACATTTCAGATAGCGAAGGCCCTTCAGCAAGGTAA
- the LOC135592568 gene encoding probable histone acetyltransferase type B catalytic subunit, translating to MALKQKGGEISAEAKKRRRVGFANIDTGVEASECIKVFLVKSGDEVGSTNSFCINPVDLNQFFGEDGKIYGYKGLRVNIWLSTVSFHAYSEITFESTSDGGKGITDLEPALQDIFGELLTEKEQFLQTFSTERNFIRNIVSDGAVVPCKTSEEDDHASNSNSEADGSMIEVIRMKQDSEPVCLLYSRLVPLVLLLVDGGSPIDVTDPRWEIFLVVKKVQDPLGDCITNVLGFATVYRFFHYPDSTRLRIGQILVLPPYQGQGHGRHLLESVYSVAVSENIYDVTAEEPSDYLQYLRACIDTKRLLCFQPIKPAINSVVSCLKEGNLSKRICRSSSCPPASVMEIARQKLKINKKQFLRCWEVLIYLNLNQENSKCTENFRAWVSDRVKSDIVDKDAVDSRKHLVEVPNDYDHDMTFVVCWSQNGGEPDGIDGNPGGSQSTQDEQLNELVKKRLEDIVKITNKVSAIPRN from the exons ATACTGGAGTTGAGGCAAGCGAGTGCATTAAAGTTTTTCTTG TAAAAAGTGGAGATGAAGTGGGATCAACAAACAGTTTTTGTATCAATCCAGTTGACCTTAATCAGTTTTTTGGTGAAGATGGGAAGATATACGGCTATAAAGGCTTAAGG GTTAACATTTGGTTGAGTACAGTGTCATTTCATGCTTACTCTGAGATTACATTTGAGAGCACCAGCGAC GGTGGAAAAGGGATCACTGATCTTGAGCCAGCTCTTCAG GATATATTTGGTGAATTATTGACTGAGAAAGAACAATTTCTTCAAACATTTTCAACAGAGCGTAATTTCATTAG AAATATCGTATCCGATGGTGCAGTTGTTCCTTGTAAAACCTCAGAGGAGGATGATCATGCATCTAATTCAAATTCTGAAGCTGATGGTTCAATGATTGAG GTTATCCGGATGAAACAGGACAGTGAGCCTGTTTGTTTACTTTATAGTCGACTGGTTCCTCTTGTACTGCTTCTTGTTGATG GTGGCAGTCCAATCGATGTAACTGATCCAAGATGGGAAATCTTTTTGGTTGTGAAGAAGGTCCAAGATCCTCTGGGTGATTGTATAACCAATGTGCTTGGTTTTGCCACTGTTTATCGCTTCTTTCATTACCCAGACAGTACACGTTTACGGATTGGCCAG ATCTTAGTATTGCCCCCTTACCAGGGTCAAGGCCATGGACGCCATCTCTTAGAGTCTGTGTATTCTGTTGCAGTATCTGAAAACATATATGATGTGACTGCTGAAGAGCCTTCAGACTACCTTCAGTATCTTCGTGCTTGCATTGACACCAAGCGCTTGCTGTGCTTTCAGCCGATAAAGCCAGCCATTAATTCAGTTGTTTCATGCTTGAAGGAAGGGAACCTATCAAAGCGGATTTGCAGGTCAAGCTCCTGCCCACCGGCAAGTGTGATGGAAATTGCACGACAGAAGCTAAAGATCAACAAGAAACAGTTCCTTAGATGCTGGGAGGTCCTCATCTATCTAAACCTCAATCAAGAGAACAGCAAGTGTACTGAAAACTTCAGAGCCTGGGTTTCAGATCGTGTTAAAAGTGACATAGTTGATAAAGATGCCGTGGACAGTAGGAAACATCTTGTCGAGGTGCCAAATGACTATGACCATGACATGACATTTGTTGTATGCTGGTCGCAAAATGGTGGAGAACCAGATGGTATTGATGGCAATCCAGGGGGAAGCCAATCAACACAAGATGAGCAGTTAAATGAGTTGGTCAAGAAGCGATTGGAAGATATTGTTAAGATCACTAACAAGGTTTCTGCAATTCCGAGAAATTAA